A segment of the Chryseobacterium scophthalmum genome:
TAATGCAGATGGTTTTCTAGATTTGGTAGCGATTGGTCAGGATGAAAATTATGATGAATATCTTGGCGTTTTTATGAATGACGGAACGGGACAGTTTACAACACATGCAATTTCCGGAGAAGGGCTTTCTGCTTCAAGTGTTGATGTTGGAGATCTTAATAATGATGGATATTACGATTTTGTGGTGATTGGTGATGATAAAAATAATGATGGAGCGGTGAATGTTTTCCTTTACAATCCGGCTTCCCAATCTTTTACAAAAGCAACCAATACTTCTTTGTATAATCTTGGCGGAACAGGAAATGTAAGGCTTTTTGATTACGACGGAAACAATCATTTGGATGTTTTAATGACGGGCTTCGATTGGGCTGATCCAGATTTAAATTCATTCACCAAACTTTATAAAAATACTTCTACGGCAGCCAATTTAAAACCAACTGCTCCAACCAGTTTACATTTAAACAAAAACGTAAATACATTCAATTTTACATGGAGTGGCGCAACGGATGATAAAACTCCGGTCAATGCTTTACAATATGAAATTAAAGTCGGAACAAGTCCGGGAGCGCAAGATGTGGCAAAGTATATTGTAACTACGCCATCTTGGTTTTTAACGCTTGATTCTTCTATTCAGCAAGTATATTGGAGTGTAAGATCAATTGATGCATCAAAAGTTTACTCTGATCCATCGGTAGAAAATACATTGGGTGTCAATGATTTTTCAGTGAAAACACAGCTGTCGATCTATCCAAATCCGGCTTCTGAAAAAGTATTCATTAAAGGTGAAAAAGCAACTGCGGTAGAAATGTATTCAATGGATGGGAAAAAACTAAATGTACAGCTCAACAGCGATCAGTCAGTAACCGTTTCTGATCTTCCAAAAGGAATGTATATTCTGAAAATTAAAATTAACAATAACTGGGTGATCCAAAAACTAATGATCAAGTAAATAGTAGTTTGAATTTGATTTTTTTAAACTTAAATTAAACAGAGAAAACCAGCCAATTGGCTGGTTTTTTATTTATATGAAACTTTCAAATATTTAAAAGTTTACTTTTTGTTTTCCTTTTTCATTCTATTCTGAAACCTTTTGATTAGGAAATAAAACAGCAAAAATCCTAAAGCAAAAATAGAAACTCGGGAAAGAAAATCTCCTGTTCTTACGTAAAATGTTTCGCCTTCATAAAGATTAACTTTAGCGAATAAAGTAGTCTGATCGCCATAAAAAGTGTCTTCTAAAATTTCACCTTTTGCATTAATATGAGCAGAAATTCCGCTGTTTGCAGCTCGTACAATTTCTCTTCGGGTTTCAATAGCTCTCATTCTTGCATAAGAAAGCAGCTGTTTGTGGCCTTCTGTAACGCCCCACCAAGAATCATTGGTCATAATTCCGAGGAAGTTGGCTCCTTTTTTTACGTAATCAGTTACAAATTCACCATAAATACTTTCATAACAAATAATAGGTGCAATCTTTCCTTTATTATAAGGGTTTGAAAATGCAACACGCTCTTTATCTGTTCCCAATGAAGCAACCGTTCCTCCCAAATTAATCATCGCATTACCTAAAAGAGGTTTTAAAACACTCATGTAAGGGAAAATTTCAACACCCGGAACAAGCTTTCCTTTGTGGTAAACTTCAACTTTTTGATTCGGAATAATCTGTACTGCAGAATTATAACTTTCTACCCAAACTCGGTCATTAATTTGATAAGCATTTGTTGGAACAGTATTTTTATCTAAGAAATATTTGTGAGAAGAAATTCCCGTTGTAAAAACAGAACCGGGATGTTTCGCAAGAAAACCTTTTACATTATTGAGTAGTTCACTTTTTTCAAAAGCGGTTTCAGAAATAGAACCTCTTCCGGGAAGTGCTGTTTCGGGCGCAATGTAATAATCAATCTTTCCTTTGGTGTTGTTTTCGGCTAAAGCTAAAAGATCATTCTGAATCGTAATGCTGTCTTTAGAATATTTTTCACCATAAGGATCAAGATCCGGCTGCAACATTAAAACGCTGACTTCACCAATTGGCTTTTCATTAAAACTATTGAATTTTATTAATGAAATAATCATCGGAAGACCGATTAAAAGTACCGTTGCAGAAACATTAATAATTAAATCTTTTCTTTTTCTTCCGGCTTCCCAAATTCTGATGGTGTAAAATATTAGTAAATTGACAAGCAAGATCCAGAAACTTCCACCGGTTGATCCCAAAGTATCATACCATTGGATCAGCTTCGGATAATCTGAAAAAGCATTCCCTAGATTCAGCCAAGGCCACGTTAATTCCCAATTGAGATGAAATTTTTCAAAACTCATCCAGATTGCTACTAAAAAAGCCATTCCCCAATACGTTCCCTGTGCATTTTTATACCAATGATAACATTGAAAAACGAGTGAATATAAAAAAGAATTGACTAAAACCGGAAATAGAACCGCCATCATCGAGTGGCTTCCATCCGGATTTTTTGATCCGTACAGCCAGCCTGTGGTAACTACATTCCAAATCACAAAACACAGATAAGAAAGACCGAAAACAACCCAGCTTTTTCTACTGTAATTTGAAAATTTAGAAACGCCATGTTCCATCATCAGAAGCGGAACGAGGGCAAAGAATATAAAAAACGGAACTCCGTAAGTCGGCCAAGAAACCGATAGCAACATCGCTGAAATGAGCGTAAGTAAGACGTATTTCATTAAATTAGTTTAACACACCAAATTTAATGCTTTTGAAATGAATAACTTTGCAAATGATGTTAAAGAAATTTTATAAATTCATCATTTTACCATACACCATTTTTCTGCTCTATCTGATGTTTTTCGGGATGGGAAGATTGCAGTATGAAGATAATATTGTGAGAATTAAACCTATTGTTTCAACAATTTGGTTTATTCAGGAAACAATAAGCTGGCTTGATATTATTAGAATTGTCTTAGGAAATGTGGTGATGTTTATTCCTTTTGGTTTTTTAGGATGGATTTTTCCACAGTTAAAAAATTTAAAAAGCCTAATCATCACTTTTGTTTCTGCCATTGTGATTGTAGAAGCACTGCAGTATTTTTCAAGATTGGGAGTCTTTGATGTGGATGATGTTATTCTAAATACTTTTGGAGTGTTTCTGGGATTTTTGATTCGGAATTTTTTAGAAAGAAGATTTGAAAGCTATGTTAAATAAATTGAGATGCTTCGACTTCGCTCAGCATGACATCGCTAAAAATTTATTGCTGAAATATAAAAGTTAGTATTAGGAAATGTCATGCTGAGCGAAGTCGAAGCATTTTTCATTACCCATTCAATTCCTTTGCTCGTTTTTCAGCATTTAAAATTCCCTGCTGTAGAATTTCTTTAAAATTATTTTCTTCAAAAGTTTTTAATGCGGCTTCCGTTGTACCGCCTTTTGATGCAACATCTTTTATCAAATCTTCCAGGTTTTTATCTGAATTATTGATCAAATGATAAGCGCCCAACATCGTTTGTTTTACGAAAAGTTTAGACAGATTTTCATCGATTCCCATTTCTGTTCCGGCTTTAATCATCGCGTCTACGATATAATAAAAATACGCTGGTCCGCTTCCTGAAAGAGCAGTAACTCCGTCTAGTAGATCTTCGTTTTCCAAATAAACGGATCTTCCGGTACTGTTCAGAAGTCGTTCGATATTCATCACCTGATTAAAGGAAATTCCTTCTGCAGAAGTGTAACCTGTAATTCCCATTCCTAAAAGAGTAGGAGAGTTGGGCATTGCTCTTACGACAGATTTGTGGTGTAATGAGTTCTGAATTTTTTCAATTTTAATTCCTGCCATAATCGACAAGACCATCTGATTTTCATTTAATGAAAACTGAAAACTTTCCGCTACTTTTTGGAAATCCTGTGGTTTTACAGCAATGATGATAAGGTCTGCATCCAAATTTTTCACCTCTTCAAATACAGAAATTTCAGATTTGGGAAATTCTTCTTTTATTTTCGAGATTTTCGATTGGCTTCTGGTAATCAGGTGAAGGTTTTCAGGTTTAATGAGTTCGTATTTCAAAAATGATTTTGAAAAAGATAAACCCATATTTCCGGCTCCGATGATGGCGATTTTCATATTTGTGTTTTTTATTTATTCGGTTAAATATTTTCTGAAGACTACAGAATAGTTATCATTAAAGTTAATAAGTTCTATATTTTTAAAATTTATTTTTCTTGGTTTTTTATCGATTTTCCCAAGAGGATTATAATTTTTAATGAAAACAGATTTTTCATTGACTTCTACAATTTCTCCGATTGAAAATAATTCCTGATCTTTCTTTTTGCTTTCAATAACGCAATGATAGTTTTGCTTTTTTATAGATTTAAATAATGATTCGAAATTCTTTAATGAAGTATTGCTTATTATTTTTTGATTGAGTTTAATTAACTCCTCTTCAGAATAAATTTTTTTTGAGATTTTATCTGATGCGCCATGACGAATTCCAATCACTTTTTCAAAAGGAATAATTTTAGTTCCTGCCAAAGAAAAATCATTGGTCTCTTCTATCATTAGAAAGCTGTCAGAGGCTTTTACAATAAAACCTAAAATTGAAGACTCATTTTCAAGATTGACTTTTACAAAATTGATCCTGTCAACATGTTTTTTAATAATCTGTTTAAATTCTTTATTGGAATAGGTTTTTTCAGCCATAGCTATTTAGAAATATTTGAACTAAAATAAGCTATTCTGTTAAAACGAACGAAGAATTGGTTTTAAAAAGAAATTAATTTATTCCACAGGAAACTCCGGTCTTTTTATTTCAACGTGATAAGAAAAGACTATCTCAAAATGAGATAGTCTTAAATGTTTGAGAATAACGTGTTATTATTTTCTAATTACTTTTCCTGATTTTATAGTGCCATCACTAAAGATGATGCGATAGACATATACTCCAGGCAAATAATGAGACGGAAAATTCCAAATATAACTATCATTATTATTTTTTATATTATGATTAGTTGCTTTTACTGATTGTCCTGTCGCTATATTTCCGATATAGATTTCAGCTTGGTAACTCTGATAATTTTTAAAGTTAAATTTTAATTCATTATTTTGAATAAAAGCAATAGCTTCTTTCTTTTTTTCTGATTCTAGTTCTAATTCTAATTTAGTCTGACTAGCTTTTCTTCCTTGAATTATTCCTCCGGATAATGAGTAGATTAGAGTATTTGATCTATGCCATACATTATCTGATACTACATATCTGGTGATTCTGATTTCGTCACTAATTACAGGAAGGTAATCTAAGTATTCAGAAAGAAATGTATCTGTTGCAGGTGAAAAGCTCCATTGTATCATTTCTCCAATCGAGTCATCAGGATGTACATCCAATACCCAAATATATGAATAGCTATTATCCCCACCAGTTGGAGTTGTACCTAAGATATGATCATTATTCGCTGGGTCAAAAGAAATTATATTATTATCCATTTTTGGATAAGAAGATATTTCGAATGTTATTATATTACTTTCGTTATCAGGCGCATATAAGGATTTTCCTATTCTTTTATATTGAGTTGTCTGGTATAATGGGGAATTTATGAGATAATTTTCAGAAGTTGCGCCTGAAATATCTTCCCAATTTCCCCCATCAGTTTTTTTCTGCCATTGTATAATAAGAGGTTGGCCTGTATTACTTTTTACGGTTGCTCCAGCTCCAGTTATTAATATATTTAAGTAAGGTTTTTCGCCGATTGATACTTTTTCAGTTGGGTGTAAATTCCCATTATTACCTTGTACATTAATAGTATTGTTAATAACGTTTAGACCGTTTGCTTTTAAATGATTGCTGTAATTATTAACGACTAGCTGTGAAGCTACAATACGTCTATAAGTTCTGTTTGCTGCGATTGCTGGAAGTTCATAATCTTTAGATGTAGCACCTGCAATACTTGACCAACTATTATTTATTAATTCCTGCCATTGATAAGAATAGCTATTGTTACCGCCTTTTGGTAAACTTCCAATTAAAATATTTTTTAAGTTACCTCCGATATTTTGTACAGTTTCGTGAATGCTATTTTCATCAATGTTAACATTTATTGCAACTTCATTACTAATATGTTGTGCATTATTACTGTATTTAACGACTCTTCTTAGACGATAATTACTTTTGTTTTCACTTGCCGGTGCAACGTAATCTCTATTGCTAGAATTGACATTATTCAGATTATACCAATTACCCATAGGGTTTTTTCTCTGCCAAATATAAGTAACGTTTGAATAAGGAACAAAAGCATTTGTTCCGACTACTTCAGGTGCCTCTGTCATATAATCAGTTACTCTGTCTCCATAAATTCCATTAATGGGTGCATTATAGATGTTTGCATTATAGTTACTTGAATTTGTAATTTTATTACCATACCTGTAAGATAGATATAATTGCGCTTTGTCGGAGCTGTTAATTAGATAAGTAGCATTTGATATAGTTGTGGTAAACTCAAATGTATTTGATGTTCCGTACGCAAATGGAAATAATTGATTATCATAAGCAATTAGAAGGTCGGGACCAATTGGCATTTTTGCATAAAATTCAACTTTTACTCCGGTATCTTGATAGCTTGGTGTATATTTGCTAACTGTGTAATTGACCTTAAATGTCGCTGATGTACCTTTAAAAAGTGCTATGAATGTAGAGCCGGTATGCTCGATACCATTAACTTCGATTTTATTTATTTTTATTTGATCTTGAGCAAAAATAAATGATGCTGTAAAAGATAGAAATACTGTGAAAAATTGTTTAAATAGTTTTAATTGCATAAATATTATTTTATCTGTTGTAAAGATTTGCGCAAATCTATTAATACAAAAATAAGTGAAATATCCTACTAATGCTATTTAGAATAAATAAAATTACCATGATTTAAATCATTAAACATTACTTCGTAAAATAAATAAACCAATTCTGGGATATTTAATTTTGAACACAAAAAACCTACAGCCTAGTCAATTGTAATTTTTTTACTTACTGTAAATTAAAATGTGTTTATTCCACAGGAAACTCCGGTCTTCTCATTTTGTATTTTGTTCCTGAAAGAGATTCAAGAAAAGAAACCAAAGCTTTTACTTCTTCTTTATTTAAATTTAGTTTTTGCAACAAAGGGTCTGTTGAAGGATGAAGTGGATCTGCCAACTTTTTTTCTGCGTTAGGATCGAGTTGATGCATTCCGCTGTTGTACATATTAACAACCCCTTCAAGACTGTCGAAAAGTCCATTGTGCATCCAAGGCTGAGTAAGCGTTAAATCTCTTAACTGAGGAGTTTTGAATTTTCCGGCATCTTCAGCTTTTTTGGTGATATTGTACAAACCAAGATCTTCATATTTTCTTTTGTAATAAGCCAATCCGATGTTGTGGAAAGATTCGTCTGTTAAATATTTTCCGCTGTGACAGTTCATACAACGTGCTTTCGTACGGAAAATATGCATCCCGTAGATTTCTTCGTCTGTTAACGAGCTGTATTTTCCTTCAAGAAATTTATCAAAACGGCTTGGCTGGCTTTTTATGGTTTTCTGGAAATCAGCAATTGCTTTTACAATTTTATCATACGTTACTTTTTCAGTGCCGTACGCATTTTTGAAAAGCGGTTTGTATCCTTTTATATTTTGGATTTTTGCGGGAAGTGTTTTTACATCCATTGCCATTTCGTGATGAGCCCCAAGTGGTCCGGAAGCCTGTTCTTCGAGAGTTTTTGCTCTTCCATCCCAGAAAAAAGAAGTTCTTTCGGCGATGTTGTAAAGAGAAATGGTATTTCTGTTTCCTAAAAGGTGGTCGTTTCCAAGGGCAACACGTCTTCTGTCTTGCCATCCCATTTCGGGGTCGTGACAAGTACTGCAAGAAATTTGGTTGGATCTTGATAATTTAGGATCGAAAAAAAGCATTTTTCCTAAAATAACATTCGGTTTATCTTGTTCTGTGAAATAAGCAGAATCTGTTTTGATGGCTGCAAATTCCTGCCATTTTACACCGTGGTCAATATTGGGTTTTGGCCATTCTGTAACGGCTTTTTTGTAGCTTTTTACGATGTCCTCAATAGATGGCTCCTGAATATTTGATAACTCATTTCCGACTTTTGAAGTGAAACTCCAAAGAATAAATAAAATCAATCCTAAACTCCAATAAATTCCTCTTTTCATTTTAAATTAAATATTCTTTTGATACTTTTCTATTATAAATTTATTTTAATTTTTAAACCATTAAGGTTCATTAAGCAGTTGAGGCAAATTAAGTTGAGCTTCGCTTTAAGGACTACTTCATAAAATCTTTAATCTCTTACTATTTTAATGCTTTAGTCTTTCAATTTCTAAAATGTAATTCCTAAACTTGCGCCAACAAAATTATTGTTTTTTTTCTGAATTTTCTGTGATTGATATTCTGCACTTACAAAGAATGCCGGAAGTTTTTCCAATTTGATGTCGTATCTTAAAGATGCTCCAAAAGTGCTGATGTCGCTTGCCTGAAATTGGTAATCCTGAAGAATCCAATCATTGATGGCAGTGTTTCCAACTGATGTAATTGCAGAAATTGATTTATTTACAACTCTTTTTGTGAAATAAGGACTAAAACTCAACACTTGGTTTTTGTTTAATTTTTGCTGAAAATCTGCATTAATTCCAAAATAATTATAAACAAATTTTTGTCCTGAAACCGGATATAATCTTCTTTCTTTAATTTCCTGATGACTGAAAAATGGGGTTGCATTTAACGTAAAATTATCTTTTGAGAATTGATACATCAGTTTGAATAAAGAAGCATAAGTCTCATTGCGATAAGCTTTTCTCTGAAAAATTTGTTCTGTACGCTGGGTGTTGATAGAATAACCAAACTCAGTCCCTGTCTTTACAGAAGCAGAGTAATTGGCAAAAATTCCGAATCTGTGATGGTCGTTTAGATTGAAAAACTTGGCACCTTCGAAAATAAACTGCTCGTTCTGTAAGTCTGATGCTTCAAAAAATTGATTATTTATTTGAATATTTTTGATGTTTTTAGAATTTCCAGCAATGGCTTGAATATAAAAATCTTTTCCTTCTTTATTAGTAATCTGAGCTCCTACTTTGTAACCTAATTCTTCAAATGCAATAGCATTTTTTCCTCCGTTAAAAAAGTTATTGGAGTACCCTAATCCTACCATT
Coding sequences within it:
- a CDS encoding T9SS type A sorting domain-containing protein, with protein sequence MKKLYVFAFFIPMMFQAQTFSEVSSSIKNFFYGSSDIGDFNNDGKPDVVYNGAIDIDADGGADVTFNEAYINNNGVFSAYGDLGTDVTHLGDIKFIDYNNDGLLDIVSTGLSYQDVVNYKHYRFLNNGTGFSKVEDTAGKVYGSIEVFDFNHDGKQDYAINGPQYVQGTGFVYDLSFYKNAGNGFQLTQSWLPGTQNGSFKVLDLNNDQLLDVVIFGYDKDTNPVFKVYLNSNGTLQESQTLLPLASGKLEYADFNADGFLDLVAIGQDENYDEYLGVFMNDGTGQFTTHAISGEGLSASSVDVGDLNNDGYYDFVVIGDDKNNDGAVNVFLYNPASQSFTKATNTSLYNLGGTGNVRLFDYDGNNHLDVLMTGFDWADPDLNSFTKLYKNTSTAANLKPTAPTSLHLNKNVNTFNFTWSGATDDKTPVNALQYEIKVGTSPGAQDVAKYIVTTPSWFLTLDSSIQQVYWSVRSIDASKVYSDPSVENTLGVNDFSVKTQLSIYPNPASEKVFIKGEKATAVEMYSMDGKKLNVQLNSDQSVTVSDLPKGMYILKIKINNNWVIQKLMIK
- a CDS encoding DUF6850 family outer membrane beta-barrel protein, coding for MFNIKTSFAALFVICFSLLKAQDSIDFFNKYRNQYSAERNLKSQFYYNPASMSDYSSTSFSEFGIGYHSEKKDIYREQLGSGDKGLKIYVNSFQKLNEKRAVWGKASYESQNQLNIKWNENLDFNRVAPYVLADSVGGDLKLERYSFAGGYSEKFNRFTLGLEANYTAQLGYRSRDPRINNTTSDLYVNLGLNYTVFREYEVGIFARFNKYTQNSSISFVSLLGNPYLYQMVGLGYSNNFFNGGKNAIAFEELGYKVGAQITNKEGKDFYIQAIAGNSKNIKNIQINNQFFEASDLQNEQFIFEGAKFFNLNDHHRFGIFANYSASVKTGTEFGYSINTQRTEQIFQRKAYRNETYASLFKLMYQFSKDNFTLNATPFFSHQEIKERRLYPVSGQKFVYNYFGINADFQQKLNKNQVLSFSPYFTKRVVNKSISAITSVGNTAINDWILQDYQFQASDISTFGASLRYDIKLEKLPAFFVSAEYQSQKIQKKNNNFVGASLGITF
- a CDS encoding VanZ family protein; translation: MMLKKFYKFIILPYTIFLLYLMFFGMGRLQYEDNIVRIKPIVSTIWFIQETISWLDIIRIVLGNVVMFIPFGFLGWIFPQLKNLKSLIITFVSAIVIVEALQYFSRLGVFDVDDVILNTFGVFLGFLIRNFLERRFESYVK
- the proC gene encoding pyrroline-5-carboxylate reductase gives rise to the protein MKIAIIGAGNMGLSFSKSFLKYELIKPENLHLITRSQSKISKIKEEFPKSEISVFEEVKNLDADLIIIAVKPQDFQKVAESFQFSLNENQMVLSIMAGIKIEKIQNSLHHKSVVRAMPNSPTLLGMGITGYTSAEGISFNQVMNIERLLNSTGRSVYLENEDLLDGVTALSGSGPAYFYYIVDAMIKAGTEMGIDENLSKLFVKQTMLGAYHLINNSDKNLEDLIKDVASKGGTTEAALKTFEENNFKEILQQGILNAEKRAKELNG
- a CDS encoding cytochrome-c peroxidase, with the protein product MKRGIYWSLGLILFILWSFTSKVGNELSNIQEPSIEDIVKSYKKAVTEWPKPNIDHGVKWQEFAAIKTDSAYFTEQDKPNVILGKMLFFDPKLSRSNQISCSTCHDPEMGWQDRRRVALGNDHLLGNRNTISLYNIAERTSFFWDGRAKTLEEQASGPLGAHHEMAMDVKTLPAKIQNIKGYKPLFKNAYGTEKVTYDKIVKAIADFQKTIKSQPSRFDKFLEGKYSSLTDEEIYGMHIFRTKARCMNCHSGKYLTDESFHNIGLAYYKRKYEDLGLYNITKKAEDAGKFKTPQLRDLTLTQPWMHNGLFDSLEGVVNMYNSGMHQLDPNAEKKLADPLHPSTDPLLQKLNLNKEEVKALVSFLESLSGTKYKMRRPEFPVE
- the lnt gene encoding apolipoprotein N-acyltransferase; translation: MKYVLLTLISAMLLSVSWPTYGVPFFIFFALVPLLMMEHGVSKFSNYSRKSWVVFGLSYLCFVIWNVVTTGWLYGSKNPDGSHSMMAVLFPVLVNSFLYSLVFQCYHWYKNAQGTYWGMAFLVAIWMSFEKFHLNWELTWPWLNLGNAFSDYPKLIQWYDTLGSTGGSFWILLVNLLIFYTIRIWEAGRKRKDLIINVSATVLLIGLPMIISLIKFNSFNEKPIGEVSVLMLQPDLDPYGEKYSKDSITIQNDLLALAENNTKGKIDYYIAPETALPGRGSISETAFEKSELLNNVKGFLAKHPGSVFTTGISSHKYFLDKNTVPTNAYQINDRVWVESYNSAVQIIPNQKVEVYHKGKLVPGVEIFPYMSVLKPLLGNAMINLGGTVASLGTDKERVAFSNPYNKGKIAPIICYESIYGEFVTDYVKKGANFLGIMTNDSWWGVTEGHKQLLSYARMRAIETRREIVRAANSGISAHINAKGEILEDTFYGDQTTLFAKVNLYEGETFYVRTGDFLSRVSIFALGFLLFYFLIKRFQNRMKKENKK